A single Pseudodesulfovibrio aespoeensis Aspo-2 DNA region contains:
- a CDS encoding aminotransferase class IV, which translates to MAHVVDRQAYLEAMLAAPRPGVSEIHAFYEHRIGHICTDPALMLMPWDDHLVHRGDGIFETMKFVDRKLYQLEPHMERMQRSCEAIYLTPPCSWDEIRGLVLDVARTGGRDMGMVRVLIGRGPGGFGIYPSECPEASLYVVSYDLHPKPESVYEKGVTAFKTSIPAKQSYLATIKSIDYLPNVLMKHEAEEKGYDFPFCFDGNGFLAEGATENVCMVSQDGKLVIPEFVNALAGTTMLRAVDLVKGEMSIVFRGISEGEILEAREVILVGTTGDAIPVVRFNGKPIHNVKPGPVARRLRELLRRDLQENGIVL; encoded by the coding sequence ATGGCGCATGTCGTTGACAGACAGGCCTATCTTGAGGCGATGCTCGCGGCTCCCAGGCCGGGCGTGTCAGAGATTCACGCCTTCTATGAACACAGGATCGGCCACATCTGCACCGACCCCGCGCTGATGCTCATGCCGTGGGACGATCATCTTGTCCATCGCGGCGACGGCATCTTCGAGACCATGAAGTTCGTGGACCGCAAGCTCTACCAGTTGGAGCCGCACATGGAGCGCATGCAGCGCTCCTGCGAGGCCATCTATCTGACCCCGCCCTGTTCCTGGGACGAGATTCGCGGTCTGGTGCTCGACGTGGCCCGGACCGGAGGCAGGGACATGGGCATGGTCCGCGTCCTGATCGGGCGCGGTCCCGGCGGTTTCGGCATCTATCCGTCCGAATGCCCCGAGGCGAGCCTCTACGTGGTCTCCTACGACCTGCACCCCAAGCCGGAGTCGGTCTATGAAAAGGGCGTCACCGCCTTCAAGACCTCCATTCCGGCCAAGCAGTCGTATCTGGCGACCATCAAGTCCATCGACTACCTGCCCAACGTGCTCATGAAGCACGAGGCCGAGGAGAAGGGCTACGACTTCCCGTTCTGCTTCGACGGCAACGGCTTTCTGGCCGAAGGGGCCACGGAGAACGTCTGCATGGTGTCCCAGGACGGCAAGCTGGTCATCCCGGAGTTTGTCAACGCCCTGGCGGGCACGACCATGCTCCGCGCCGTGGACCTGGTCAAGGGTGAAATGTCCATTGTCTTCAGGGGAATAAGCGAGGGCGAGATCCTTGAGGCGCGCGAGGTGATTCTGGTCGGCACCACGGGCGACGCCATCCCCGTGGTCCGGTTCAACGGCAAGCCCATCCACAACGTCAAGCCTGGTCCGGTGGCAAGGCGGCTGCGCGAACTGCTCCGGCGCGATCTCCAGGAGAACGGCATCGTCCTGTGA
- a CDS encoding (deoxy)nucleoside triphosphate pyrophosphohydrolase, translating to MTRSMLEVVAGIVWREGKYLAVERPEGARMAGWWEFPGGKIDPGETGGQAIVRELEEELGITPLVFEFWRDLVHHYDDFSVHLHFYHIRDYRGEATPLENQRMVWVDPAHPPVLDFLPADMPVVEALHAGCGPSGSQV from the coding sequence GTGACCCGCTCCATGCTGGAGGTGGTGGCCGGAATCGTCTGGCGCGAAGGGAAATACCTGGCCGTGGAACGTCCCGAAGGGGCCAGGATGGCTGGTTGGTGGGAATTCCCCGGCGGCAAGATCGACCCCGGGGAAACGGGCGGGCAGGCCATTGTCCGCGAGCTTGAGGAGGAGCTGGGCATTACGCCCCTGGTCTTCGAGTTCTGGCGCGATCTCGTCCACCACTACGACGATTTTTCCGTTCATCTGCATTTCTATCACATCCGCGACTACCGGGGCGAGGCGACTCCGCTGGAGAACCAGCGCATGGTCTGGGTCGATCCGGCTCATCCCCCGGTGCTCGATTTTCTGCCCGCCGATATGCCCGTGGTCGAGGCCCTGCACGCCGGGTGCGGGCCGTCCGGGTCGCAGGTGTGA
- a CDS encoding GIY-YIG nuclease family protein — translation MEAWFVYLLRCADNTLYCGVTNDMARRLARHNAGTASRYTRSRTPVTLVAAVETPGKGDALRLEIAVKKQPKDRKITFLQSWG, via the coding sequence ATGGAAGCTTGGTTCGTCTACCTCCTGCGCTGCGCCGACAACACCCTCTACTGCGGGGTGACCAACGACATGGCCCGCCGCCTCGCCCGCCACAACGCGGGCACGGCGTCCCGATACACGCGGTCCAGAACCCCCGTCACCCTGGTGGCCGCCGTGGAGACGCCAGGCAAGGGCGACGCCCTCCGGCTTGAAATCGCCGTGAAAAAACAGCCCAAGGACCGGAAGATCACTTTCCTCCAGTCATGGGGATGA
- a CDS encoding methylenetetrahydrofolate reductase: MHVCDLIEKNTPFISLEFFPPKEKDAWPGFFDVVEKLKDLGPLFASVTYGAGGGTQDNTLEIATRMKRDHGIEPIVHLTSVGASAAKLDTFLAGLSAAGLENVLALRGDPPKGQEDFSFDSQEFKHATDVIEFISRRYPNICVGGAAYPESHPESPSIQSDLDMVNLKVRMGAKFLVTQLFFDNRLYFDYVARLRAMGADVPVVPGVLPIMNLRSAKFILGLCGAAIPGKYLSALEKANEEGGDEAVYALGIRYAIRQAQELIDGGAPGVHLYTLNRAEACLEIGKNLKI, translated from the coding sequence TTGCACGTCTGTGATCTGATCGAGAAAAACACCCCCTTCATCTCCCTTGAGTTTTTTCCGCCCAAGGAGAAGGATGCCTGGCCCGGCTTTTTTGATGTGGTTGAAAAGCTCAAGGATCTCGGTCCGCTGTTCGCCTCTGTCACCTACGGCGCGGGCGGTGGCACCCAGGACAACACCCTGGAGATCGCCACCCGCATGAAGCGCGACCACGGCATCGAGCCCATTGTCCACCTGACCAGCGTGGGCGCGTCGGCGGCAAAGCTCGACACCTTTCTGGCCGGTCTGAGCGCGGCTGGCCTTGAGAATGTCCTGGCCCTGCGAGGCGATCCGCCCAAGGGCCAGGAGGATTTCAGCTTTGATTCCCAGGAATTCAAGCACGCCACGGATGTCATCGAGTTCATCAGCCGTCGCTACCCGAACATCTGCGTGGGCGGGGCGGCCTATCCGGAGTCGCACCCAGAATCGCCGTCCATCCAGTCCGACCTGGACATGGTCAACCTGAAGGTCCGGATGGGCGCAAAATTCCTGGTGACGCAGTTGTTTTTCGACAACAGGCTCTATTTCGACTATGTCGCCCGGCTGCGCGCCATGGGGGCCGACGTGCCCGTGGTGCCGGGAGTGCTGCCCATCATGAACCTGCGCTCGGCCAAGTTCATCCTTGGGCTGTGCGGTGCGGCCATTCCGGGCAAATATCTGAGCGCGCTGGAAAAGGCCAACGAGGAGGGCGGCGACGAGGCTGTCTACGCCCTGGGCATCCGATACGCCATCAGGCAGGCGCAGGAGTTGATCGACGGCGGCGCGCCGGGCGTTCATCTCTACACGCTCAACCGTGCCGAGGCGTGTCTGGAAATCGGCAAGAATTTGAAGATATAA
- a CDS encoding glycosyltransferase family 2 protein — translation MGAASHVSIIVSDLENHRCLPRMLQSVSRQSTGLDRVEILVTGNGSHTPFDLSAWSAIAGTDAIRLVQAAPDVAPGETLNSTVAGSQGDLLLFMRPDYRLDPKYLTTALSVFTDCPEAEIMYPDYIRLAPDKNSGVTSGLVQLPDFDDSLLQTMNFLGPAVMMRRQVWERIHGFRDNTTYRYWDLWVQAAAMGTAFFHVNYPLASCEHAKTPFRERAEDGRRKAMLVVNTQSYFHMHTVRWALAYLRGDPWAQAFNFMTIPDSIEVTRMMHEFNMKSMGTDVLVREAIRQFDRSSRRA, via the coding sequence ATGGGCGCTGCAAGCCATGTCTCGATCATCGTTTCCGACTTGGAAAACCACCGCTGTCTGCCGCGCATGCTGCAATCGGTCTCCCGTCAGTCCACCGGCCTGGACAGGGTTGAAATCCTTGTCACCGGAAACGGTTCCCACACCCCTTTTGATCTCTCCGCATGGTCCGCCATCGCGGGCACCGATGCCATCCGCCTTGTGCAAGCCGCCCCGGACGTTGCGCCGGGCGAGACCCTGAACTCCACCGTGGCCGGTTCGCAAGGCGATCTGCTCCTGTTCATGCGGCCCGACTACCGTCTGGACCCCAAGTATCTGACCACGGCCCTCTCGGTCTTCACGGACTGTCCCGAAGCGGAGATCATGTATCCCGATTACATCCGACTCGCCCCGGACAAGAATTCAGGCGTCACTTCCGGCCTGGTCCAACTGCCCGATTTCGACGATTCGCTGCTCCAGACCATGAACTTTCTCGGCCCGGCTGTGATGATGCGCCGCCAGGTGTGGGAGCGCATCCACGGATTCAGGGACAACACCACCTACCGCTACTGGGACCTGTGGGTCCAGGCGGCGGCCATGGGCACCGCGTTCTTCCACGTCAACTATCCGCTGGCCTCCTGCGAGCATGCCAAGACCCCCTTCCGGGAGCGGGCCGAGGACGGACGCCGCAAGGCCATGCTCGTGGTCAACACCCAGTCCTATTTCCACATGCACACGGTCCGGTGGGCGCTCGCCTACCTCCGGGGCGATCCCTGGGCCCAGGCGTTCAACTTCATGACCATCCCGGATTCCATCGAAGTAACCAGGATGATGCACGAATTCAACATGAAGAGCATGGGCACCGACGTACTGGTACGCGAGGCGATCCGCCAATTCGACAGGTCATCCCGCCGGGCGTGA
- a CDS encoding aspartate-semialdehyde dehydrogenase, with protein MSRKPVVAVCGATGAVGQEMLRILEQREFPHSEIIAMASARSAGKKVSFMGRDLTVVEMTEDSFKGVDLALFSAGGSTSEKFSPIAAKAGCVVVDNSSAWRMDDNCPLVVPEVNPHDLDWHKGIIANPNCSTIQMMLVLKPIHDKARIKRVVVSTYQAVSGTGQKAIEELENQVRRLMNGQPVVADVYPHQIAFNCLPQIDVFMDNGYTKEEMKMVNETRKIMGDPSIRVTATCVRVPVFYGHSESVNIETEQKLTADDVRALLAKAPGVTVIDFPEKRAYPMPIEAAGEDDTFVGRIREDETIENGINMWVVSDNIRKGAALNTIQIAETLMERDLLRVPRG; from the coding sequence ATGAGCAGGAAACCTGTGGTGGCTGTATGCGGCGCAACGGGCGCGGTCGGCCAGGAGATGCTGAGGATTCTGGAACAGCGCGAATTTCCGCACAGCGAGATCATAGCCATGGCCTCGGCCCGCAGCGCGGGCAAGAAAGTGTCTTTCATGGGCCGTGATCTGACCGTGGTCGAGATGACCGAGGATTCCTTCAAGGGCGTGGATCTGGCCCTGTTTTCCGCCGGTGGCTCCACCTCCGAGAAATTCTCTCCCATCGCGGCCAAGGCTGGCTGCGTGGTGGTGGACAACTCCTCGGCGTGGCGCATGGACGACAATTGTCCGCTGGTGGTGCCCGAGGTCAATCCGCACGACCTGGACTGGCACAAGGGGATCATCGCCAACCCCAACTGCTCGACCATCCAGATGATGCTGGTGCTCAAGCCCATCCACGACAAGGCGCGCATCAAGCGGGTGGTGGTCTCCACCTATCAGGCCGTGTCCGGCACCGGCCAGAAGGCCATCGAGGAGCTGGAGAACCAGGTTCGCCGCCTCATGAACGGCCAGCCCGTGGTGGCCGATGTCTACCCGCACCAGATCGCCTTCAACTGCCTGCCGCAGATCGATGTCTTCATGGACAACGGCTACACCAAGGAAGAGATGAAGATGGTCAATGAGACCAGGAAGATCATGGGCGATCCGTCCATCAGGGTCACGGCCACCTGCGTGCGCGTGCCTGTCTTCTACGGCCACAGCGAGTCCGTGAACATCGAGACCGAGCAGAAGCTGACGGCGGACGATGTGCGCGCCCTGCTGGCCAAGGCGCCCGGCGTGACCGTGATCGATTTTCCGGAGAAGCGGGCCTACCCCATGCCCATCGAGGCGGCGGGTGAGGACGATACCTTTGTCGGCCGCATCCGCGAGGACGAGACCATCGAGAACGGCATCAACATGTGGGTGGTTTCCGACAACATCAGAAAGGGCGCTGCCCTGAACACGATCCAGATCGCCGAGACGCTCATGGAGCGCGATCTGCTTCGCGTTCCCAGGGGATAA
- a CDS encoding TrkH family potassium uptake protein, protein MRIKLLSPYWMPVWFFAGTITMGALLLHLDTGHPGGPISLIDAVFTATSAMCVTGLSVVDTGSFFSLSGQNVILALFQLGGLGIMTFTTLIIHLMGQQVSLGDRIAVGQSLLHDPSFSLPRFLTRVVVGTLALEAVGAVCLWLMDPVGFSPYSAMFHSVSAFCNAGFSLYPDSLTRWQGHVGINVVFMVLITAGGLGFYVLNECATLGKSLLLGRRPQRRGAHLLSWHSTTVLRTSLFLVVAGTVVIFFAEGLADTGPADPGQRLLTSLFQSVTCRTAGFNTVDIGMMSNVSLLFMMALMFIGGSPGSCAGGIKTTSFRALWGFVAAQLRGRDQVRIGRYALSQGALNTVFSLFIIAAMLVAVGTMVLTSLETVGESYLISRDRFMINMFEVISAFATVGLSTGLTPTLNGAEKGMIVVLMFVGRLGPVWLLSALHSWQTECHYRVPTETLPLG, encoded by the coding sequence ATGCGAATAAAACTTCTGTCGCCATACTGGATGCCCGTCTGGTTTTTTGCCGGAACCATCACCATGGGCGCGCTCCTGCTCCATCTGGATACCGGTCATCCCGGCGGCCCCATCTCCCTGATTGATGCGGTGTTCACGGCCACCTCGGCCATGTGCGTCACCGGTCTGAGCGTGGTGGACACGGGCAGCTTCTTTTCCCTTTCCGGCCAGAACGTCATCCTGGCGCTTTTCCAGCTGGGTGGATTGGGCATCATGACCTTCACCACCCTGATTATCCATCTGATGGGCCAGCAGGTCTCCCTTGGCGACCGCATTGCCGTGGGCCAGAGCCTGCTGCATGATCCATCCTTCAGCCTGCCCCGGTTCCTGACGCGGGTGGTGGTCGGAACCCTGGCCCTGGAGGCTGTCGGCGCGGTCTGCCTGTGGCTGATGGACCCGGTGGGGTTTTCGCCCTATTCAGCCATGTTCCACTCGGTCTCGGCCTTTTGCAACGCCGGGTTCTCGCTGTATCCCGACAGCCTGACCCGCTGGCAGGGCCACGTGGGCATCAATGTCGTCTTCATGGTCCTGATCACGGCGGGCGGGCTCGGATTCTATGTTCTCAACGAGTGTGCCACGCTGGGCAAATCGCTGCTGCTTGGGCGTCGGCCTCAGCGCCGGGGGGCGCATCTTCTGAGCTGGCACTCGACAACGGTGCTCCGCACCTCGCTCTTTCTTGTGGTCGCGGGCACGGTGGTCATATTTTTTGCCGAAGGATTGGCCGATACCGGCCCGGCAGACCCCGGCCAGCGGCTGCTGACCTCGCTCTTCCAGTCCGTGACCTGCCGCACCGCCGGGTTCAACACCGTGGATATCGGGATGATGTCCAATGTCTCCCTGCTTTTCATGATGGCGCTCATGTTCATCGGCGGCTCGCCCGGCTCCTGCGCAGGCGGTATCAAGACCACCTCGTTCCGCGCTTTGTGGGGGTTTGTGGCGGCGCAGTTGCGCGGGCGCGACCAGGTGCGAATAGGACGCTACGCCCTGAGTCAGGGCGCGCTGAACACGGTGTTTTCGCTCTTCATCATCGCCGCCATGCTGGTGGCCGTGGGGACCATGGTCCTGACATCCCTTGAAACCGTTGGCGAATCCTATCTGATCAGTCGGGACAGGTTCATGATCAACATGTTCGAGGTCATCTCGGCCTTTGCCACCGTGGGGCTGTCCACCGGGCTGACGCCGACCCTCAACGGCGCGGAAAAGGGCATGATCGTGGTCTTGATGTTCGTGGGCAGGCTCGGCCCGGTCTGGCTTTTGTCCGCCCTGCACAGCTGGCAGACGGAGTGCCACTACCGCGTGCCCACCGAAACGCTGCCCCTGGGCTAG
- the abc-f gene encoding ribosomal protection-like ABC-F family protein, producing MSRITVQSLCKSYGGESVFEDVAFEVSPGMRLALTGPNGCGKSTLLKVLAGEIEPDLGQVTVARGARVGYVAQEMAGDILAQHLLPWVLSALPSWNEFWEQWEQAVADGDSQRIERLAHRQAEFEELHGYNPDHKARAILTGLGFAEADLAKALGELSGGWRERAKLARVLLQGADVLLLDEPTNHLDLEAVEWLEDYLLNYRGALAFVVHDRIFLNRVGTHVLFLGAGRPVLRKGSFDDFLLWDEENAEQRRKEAAKLSAKIDNEYKYINKFRVKARKAAQAQSKLKKVGKLEEELSQIKQAQAESHRGRSLNFRLPEPRRGDKVPVAVVDLEFHYDSGRSVWPKLNFQLFRGKKVALVAPNGAGKSTLLKLITGDLTPSGGHVRIGPNTQVGYFSQHQHEILNLDNTVIGEIRRLSDPKLTEEQVMGVLGLFLLGEPFFDRKVKGLSGGEKSRLLLASLFLARANFLILDEPTNHLDIETREGLIRALKDYEGTLLFVAHDRHLLGEVAEEIWALDGNGGVVQYLGGYEGYLAKRKEEMCLADPQACETDAASARTRMSKDEKRRQAEDRNRLYRTLKPLKKDYDKLEADLEKVLDEQASLEAKINDPATYAKPEEALKVNAAYKEATEWAESLMVRMAGIEERMEALAVEAGLDVDAGTDAADDIKVSVR from the coding sequence ATGTCACGAATCACTGTCCAGAGTCTTTGCAAGTCCTACGGGGGCGAGTCTGTCTTCGAGGATGTCGCCTTCGAGGTGTCGCCCGGCATGCGCCTGGCCCTGACCGGTCCCAATGGCTGCGGCAAGAGTACGCTGCTCAAGGTGCTGGCCGGGGAGATAGAGCCCGACCTGGGGCAGGTGACCGTGGCCAGGGGCGCGCGCGTGGGCTATGTGGCCCAGGAGATGGCCGGGGATATCCTGGCGCAGCATCTGCTGCCCTGGGTCCTCTCGGCCCTGCCGTCCTGGAACGAGTTCTGGGAGCAGTGGGAGCAGGCTGTGGCCGATGGCGATTCCCAGCGCATCGAACGGCTGGCCCACCGTCAGGCCGAGTTCGAGGAACTCCATGGCTACAACCCCGACCACAAGGCGCGGGCCATCCTGACCGGCCTGGGTTTTGCCGAGGCCGATCTCGCCAAGGCCCTGGGCGAGCTCTCGGGCGGCTGGCGCGAACGGGCCAAGCTGGCCCGGGTGCTGTTGCAGGGGGCCGATGTGCTGCTCCTTGACGAGCCGACCAACCATCTCGACCTGGAGGCGGTGGAATGGCTTGAAGACTATTTGCTCAATTATCGCGGCGCGCTCGCCTTTGTGGTCCACGACCGGATCTTCCTCAACCGGGTGGGCACCCATGTGCTCTTCCTTGGCGCGGGCAGGCCGGTGCTGCGCAAGGGGTCGTTTGACGATTTCCTGCTCTGGGATGAGGAGAACGCGGAGCAGCGGCGCAAGGAAGCGGCCAAGCTCTCGGCCAAGATCGACAACGAATACAAATATATCAACAAGTTTCGTGTCAAGGCGCGCAAGGCGGCCCAGGCTCAGAGCAAGCTGAAGAAGGTCGGGAAGCTCGAAGAGGAACTGAGCCAGATCAAGCAGGCCCAGGCCGAGTCCCATCGCGGGCGCAGCCTCAATTTCCGCCTGCCCGAGCCAAGGCGCGGCGACAAGGTGCCCGTGGCCGTGGTCGATCTGGAGTTCCACTACGATTCGGGCCGCTCGGTCTGGCCCAAGCTCAATTTCCAGCTCTTCCGGGGCAAGAAGGTGGCGCTGGTGGCCCCCAACGGGGCGGGCAAGTCCACGCTGCTCAAGCTGATCACCGGCGACCTGACGCCGTCGGGCGGCCATGTCAGGATCGGCCCCAACACCCAGGTCGGCTACTTCAGTCAGCATCAGCACGAGATTCTGAACCTCGACAACACGGTCATCGGCGAGATTCGCAGGCTTTCGGACCCCAAGCTGACCGAGGAGCAGGTCATGGGCGTGCTCGGCCTGTTCCTGCTGGGCGAGCCGTTTTTCGACCGCAAGGTCAAGGGGCTCTCCGGCGGCGAAAAGAGCCGGTTGCTGCTGGCCAGCCTGTTTCTGGCCAGGGCTAATTTTCTCATCCTCGACGAGCCTACCAACCACCTGGACATCGAAACCCGCGAAGGACTCATCCGCGCCTTGAAAGACTACGAGGGCACGTTGCTCTTCGTGGCCCACGACCGGCACCTGCTGGGCGAGGTGGCCGAGGAGATCTGGGCGCTCGACGGCAACGGTGGCGTGGTCCAGTACCTCGGCGGCTATGAGGGGTACCTTGCCAAGCGCAAGGAGGAGATGTGTCTTGCCGATCCCCAGGCGTGCGAAACGGATGCCGCCTCGGCCCGGACCCGGATGTCCAAGGACGAGAAGCGGCGCCAGGCCGAGGACCGCAACCGCCTCTACCGCACCCTGAAGCCGCTGAAAAAGGACTATGACAAGCTTGAGGCGGATCTGGAAAAGGTGCTGGACGAGCAGGCCTCCCTGGAGGCGAAGATCAATGATCCTGCTACCTATGCGAAGCCCGAGGAGGCCCTGAAGGTCAACGCGGCCTATAAGGAGGCCACTGAATGGGCCGAGAGCCTGATGGTGCGCATGGCCGGGATCGAGGAGCGCATGGAGGCCCTGGCCGTTGAGGCGGGCCTTGATGTCGATGCCGGAACTGATGCGGCCGATGACATCAAGGTGAGCGTCCGGTGA
- the aroL gene encoding shikimate kinase AroL — translation MNLSKHVFLIGPRACGKTSVGRALACRLGCGFVDTDHAVVAAVGMEIAAYVAQHGWDAFRDRETEALERAVASSDGAVVGCGGGIVLRQRNRDILKTGITLYLEASVKTLAARLAQNPNEAQRPSLTGRPLLDEVREILAERAPLYEACADAILPEAELDQIVTLAETEVRRLGGLFDGRGDRE, via the coding sequence ATGAACTTGAGCAAGCATGTTTTTCTCATCGGGCCGCGCGCCTGCGGCAAGACGAGTGTGGGGCGCGCCCTGGCCTGCCGCCTGGGCTGCGGGTTCGTGGACACGGACCACGCGGTGGTGGCGGCTGTGGGCATGGAGATCGCGGCCTATGTGGCCCAACACGGCTGGGACGCCTTCCGTGACCGGGAGACCGAGGCCCTGGAGCGGGCGGTAGCGTCCTCGGACGGGGCGGTGGTCGGCTGCGGTGGCGGCATTGTCCTGCGCCAGCGCAACCGCGATATCCTGAAGACCGGGATCACCCTGTATCTTGAGGCGTCGGTCAAGACCCTTGCGGCCCGGCTGGCGCAAAATCCCAACGAGGCCCAGAGGCCATCGCTCACCGGCAGGCCTCTCCTCGACGAGGTGCGCGAAATCCTGGCCGAGCGGGCTCCGCTCTACGAGGCGTGTGCCGACGCCATATTGCCTGAAGCGGAACTGGACCAAATCGTGACCTTGGCCGAGACCGAGGTCCGCCGCCTTGGCGGGCTTTTTGACGGCAGGGGGGATAGGGAGTAA
- a CDS encoding DUF933 domain-containing protein — translation MKTAIFGFSGSGKTDLFAALAGPSAAAAGNRAMVKVPDSRLDPLIELFDPKKVTYSEIEYLDIPGGGGKGTGLGERVLNEVRPYDCFIGVLDTFSGMNDPHRQWQAIEADMMVTDMAVIEKRLEKLAADKRKNKSLVDPKEEDALTKAMAMLEGERPLRLDPAVADLPELRGYKFLSARPILYVWNCSEGEEAKRALPEDSPGMAHMAASAKLERELAEVEDPEEKRMFLDDLGIIQSALETVIAKTYQLLGLISYLTAGEDECRTWPLRRGSTAPQAAGVIHSDFEKGFIRAEVIGYDDFLRAGTFKKAKELGLARLEGKEYIVRDGDIIEFRFNV, via the coding sequence ATGAAGACCGCCATTTTCGGATTTTCCGGGTCCGGCAAGACCGACCTTTTCGCCGCCTTGGCAGGCCCCTCTGCCGCAGCCGCAGGCAACCGCGCCATGGTCAAGGTGCCTGACAGCCGCCTCGACCCGCTCATTGAACTCTTTGACCCCAAAAAGGTCACCTACAGCGAGATCGAGTACCTCGACATCCCCGGCGGCGGGGGCAAGGGGACTGGGCTGGGCGAACGCGTGCTCAACGAGGTGCGCCCCTACGACTGCTTCATTGGCGTGCTCGACACCTTTTCCGGCATGAACGACCCGCACCGCCAGTGGCAGGCCATCGAGGCGGACATGATGGTCACAGACATGGCCGTCATCGAAAAACGGCTGGAAAAGCTGGCGGCGGACAAGAGAAAGAACAAATCCCTGGTGGACCCGAAAGAGGAAGACGCCCTGACCAAAGCCATGGCCATGCTCGAAGGGGAACGCCCGCTGCGCCTCGACCCTGCCGTGGCCGACCTGCCCGAACTCAGGGGGTACAAGTTTCTCTCGGCCCGCCCCATACTCTACGTCTGGAACTGCTCCGAAGGCGAAGAGGCAAAGAGAGCCCTGCCCGAGGACTCCCCCGGCATGGCCCACATGGCCGCCTCGGCCAAGCTGGAGCGCGAACTGGCCGAGGTGGAAGATCCCGAGGAAAAGCGCATGTTTCTTGATGATCTCGGCATCATTCAGTCCGCTCTGGAGACCGTCATCGCCAAGACCTATCAGCTCCTGGGCCTCATCTCCTACCTGACCGCGGGCGAGGACGAATGCCGGACATGGCCCCTGCGCCGGGGCTCCACCGCACCCCAGGCCGCCGGGGTCATCCACTCGGATTTCGAAAAGGGATTCATCAGGGCCGAGGTCATCGGCTACGACGACTTCCTGCGGGCAGGCACTTTCAAGAAGGCCAAGGAACTGGGACTGGCCCGCCTGGAGGGCAAGGAGTATATAGTTCGGGACGGTGACATCATCGAATTCCGCTTCAACGTCTGA